GAAAGAGACAGATAGAGACTTCTTATGCGAGGTGGAAGTTTCAAAGAAAGAGGCCCTACACCAGAAGTATAATGCTATTGCAGAGGCAGTGCAAGAATTGGGTTTCATGGTACCTTCTTTCGATGAGTATTTCCATATGAGTAAGGTGATCAAGTCTCGAGTGTTGGAAATTCCTCACCCGGTTGAAGAGAATGAGCAGGACTTTGTTGTAAATACTGCATTGGTGCCATTACTTGATTTTGCTAATCACCAGGAAAAGTCCAATGCGTTCTTCGATGTTGATAAAGCTACCGGAGATGTGGTTCTTAAATACCTGGCCCCACCAGGCCTTCACGAAGTGTGCATCCAATACTCTGACGTGAATTACGTTCAACAGTTTGTAACGTTGTATTCCTTCATTCCTAGAGGAAAGGTGGAAGTGTTTGAAATAAAAGTTGATAGtgacaaaatcaatgagtGTATTAATAAAGTGCAAAATACTCAAAACGTCAGATACGACTTAATTATGAAATGGCTTGAAATTCTCCCTACTGTTCAGTTTATAATAATTGATGATAGAGTCGGTATCAACCACAACCACAATCCCATACCGTTCTGGGCTATTTTCTCagacaaattcaagtaTGTTGGATGGAAGGGAAAGGTCAATATCCACTCTGTAAATGATCCGGATGTGCTTGTCTCTGGGTCGTCAGATGAGAGTATAGAGCATATGATTgaatttcaagaagaacggTGTGACGTGATTCAAgggtttgaaaaagtgGCTGTTGAGCCTCCCCAAATAAATGCAGAGAATGAAGAGGCTGCTAAAGAAAAGTTTACTGTATTTATAAAAATGGTGTGCAGAGACTTGTGCAACACAGCAGATAAAATAGGGTTAACAAAAGAGTATCTTGAGTACAAAAACCGGTTATTCGAGAAAGTTCTTCAGATGGATGATTTTAACATACAATATGTGCCGGTCATAGATCTGTGGTATCAGCCCAACGTCATCTATAACTTTATCTAAATCCATTGGATACTCCGGCTGCGAAAATCGGTCTTCGCTAGTGAAATGTTATTCTGCTGGATTGATTTTGCACGCCGACAGAAAGGATGTTAACCTGCAATTCCGAGAAACCGATTGCAACATGAGCCACAATAACGATGCTGACAATAGAGATAGAATTTAGATAGAAAATAGTTATCTATGATCCAGTACCATAATGGGTCATTCCCTGCCCGATTTAGGTAAGGGATTAGGCAAATGTATGATAAATAACATAGATATTCTCCAGAGGGTTCTGCGACATTTGTCAGAATTTTTACTGAAGGTCTAGATTATACAATGAGGTCATTCCCACGCCAGAATTATTAATGCAATCGGTTCGCGCGTTAACAATATAAATTGACCGAAATCGCTTGAAGGTTTTTTCAATCTCGTACAAAACAAATACACTACAGATTACTAATACATAAAAATGGTTGCCACTATtaccaagaaagaagaattcgATGAAGCCTTGAAGCACTCTGGGttggttgttgttgactTTTTTGCCACCTGGTGCGGTCCTTGTAAGATGATTGCTCCTATGTTGGACAAATTTTCTGCTGAATACACTTCAGCTaaattcatcaaagttGACGTTGATGactttggtcaaattgCTCAAGAGTACGAAATCTCTTCCATGCCAACCATCTTATTCATTAAGGACGGAAAGGTTGTCACCAAGGTTATTGGTGCTAACCCAGCTGGTATTAAGCAAGCTTTGGCTGCCAACGCTTAAATAGATTATATGTACTATATTTAAATTGCACATTAACAAGTTAATCAACCACTTCCTCTACTGGTACTTTATGGTCTTCTCTACAGCAGTATAATAACCTATGCTTTTGTCTATTACCCTGTTTTATCTATTTAAAAAATCATTAATTACCTGGGATTCATTTATGCGGTCGTTAACATTTCCATGCTGTAAGAAAGAGCAAATCAAGGACTCATACACAGACATGTACTGCCGAAGATTCTGCACCATTGAAATTCTTTGACTACGCATGTTGTCCACGACCAAAGGAATCAAGTCCCTCCCAGCATCAAACTTGTAGTTCATACTaaccaagttcaatataGTATCTATGGCTATGAAGGTTCCGGTTCGACCACATCCAGCCGAACAGTGCACCAACGTAttgttttcaccaagatctAATTGTTTCATCAATTTACGTCTCAACTCAAAAATGTATAATAAGTCATTGACGTTATTACAGATGGAATTGTCTGCCCATTGCAAAAGTTGTACCTGTAAAACATGTCTTGTGACATCTTCACCATTCACACTGGTATTTATTTGAATATTTCTTAACACAAGCCGATCATTGATGGGTTCAGTCTTTATCAAAGTaatcttgatttcattgttgTTAGAAAAATAAACTCCAGTGTTCCAGTAAGGATCACATTTAGGGATACCATCTTCCCAAACATCTGTTAAACACACAATTAAGGCGATATCACTGTTAAGAACACATCTGTAAAAGTCTCCAATAGTGTGGTGTAAAGGACCCTGAGTAGCAATATACTTGAAAGGACTATGGTTCATCTTTGGAAGGATATCCAAATTGGATACCGAATCAATGTAAGAAGCGTTGATGTAGTCACAAAAATTGGAGAGGGTGGGATCCTCAAAGTCCACCAATTTGACTCTCGAGTGCTCAAAAATCATGATATCTTTATATCTGTTTTTGTATCCCATTTCGATTCCCGCACCAATGAGTGGGATattgttcttgatatcaaaagCACTATTGAGTCTGTTTTTCTCattgagttcaagtttgttgaacagCTTGACGAGGTTATCTTCATCGAGAGTCTGGCTGCCTAACCAGCTAGGAAGCTCACTTAAATGGTCCTTGTACTTGGCAGCAAGATCGATTCCCAACTTCACAGCATCACCAATAGCCTCTTCGTTGTGTCTTATTTTGAAGCTAGGTGTCGAGTGCACTGAGGGTGGTAGCTTGAAGTTCGATAATATAGGAGTACTGGCTTCAAGTGGAGAAACTTGCCTGGAGTTAGGAATCTCGTTCAGGGGGTGGGATCTGAATTTTCCTGGGGAAATTGAGTCCAGAGACAAAGTCGCCGATGAGGTTGACTCAGGGTTGATGACAATGTCCCTAAACACGTTTGTGTCTCTCGCAAGTAACTCGTCGAGATTGAAGTTTTGCTTGCTGCCACCTTCAAACGAGAAGCTCTGGTTTTGCAACAAACCGGCAAACCCATCCTTAATCACAAAGATCTTGCTGGTAGTTACCTGGAACtcttccaaaatcttcttgatcatcCAGTATATGTTGTatgagttgttggagttaTCGTAGATGAGAATACTTGGATACCCAAACTCCCCACACGGAATGCCTTCGAGATCTGTGTACCTCTTGTTTTGCAACTTGTTGGCCGCgttgtggttgaagtacgtcttcaaaatcatccGTTCATATATGGGCAACGAGTTGATGCACCTGATGAACGAGAAATTGGgtctcttcaacaatgtgCTGGGCAAGCAGATATTGATGGCATTGGTGAAGTGGCACTTGGCGTAGTCGGTGAACGACCTCACGTCGATGGTGACCAAGTTTGGCAAAAGGGTCTCCTTCACAACCTGCACCTTCGCAAGCATTGACTGGAGCTCGCTTTGGTTCAACACATGGATATTTGGgcccaacttcaaaatctgGGGTATGTAGTCCTGAACCGGCTTTTTGGCCACGTCGTTGAACGTTTTTATGGTGGGAGAACTCAAGTACTTTTTTAACATGGGCGAGGCTAGTTTAGGGGAAGAAGGGGAATTGGTGAACAGAAACTGGTGATTTTCTTTGATAGACAACTTGGGAAGATTGAGGGCCATTTTGCTGGGGGAATCATCGACAAGCGTATTATCGGAAATGGTGGAATCGATTCGACTTTTGCTCTTTAAAAAAAACGAGTCGCCAATGGTAGAGTCGGAGGCCAACGAGCTAGCAGACTCGTTTAACCGTCTATGCAAGATGGGGTGGGAGTTAACCCGGTTGAAGCGCTTGGGGTAAAAGTCAACAGGCGTCTCGAGCACCTGGGTTGCCACTGGCGTACTTAGTCCCAGGGCCTGGGAGTCTTTAGGGGTGATGGTTCCAGATGAGGGTGGCTGGGGGCATATGTTGAAGTAATCATTGGCACCAGCCATGCCTGCCACGGGAGAACAGGAAGCTGAAGACGACAGTTCGATGATAaaacttggagaacaaACCCCTGGAGAGGAGGACATCAAACAACTGACAAAAAAAAAGTAGGCAATGAGTTCTTAAAGCCTAGCACCGAGTAAACTGGTTGTTAAAAATAAACGGGGCGTGGTGAGAAGGACAAACACACAAACCAATAGTGACCTCAGGCTAGGTACGTAACACAAGAACGATCAGGTATACAAACGATGCTGAAGAAAGATGTATTGCTAAAACAATAAAAGCTGGTAAATTTGGAAGATACGGATTAGTATAATTCATTAACCTGGCACAGAAATACCTGGCTCTGTACGCATCACGTACCTGCTCATGCCTGTATGCACGCTTTGGAGCGGTCTGGATTTCGCAAGAGGTTCTGAAAAGACTGCATTTACGTTGCGTCATTTTCCTCAGCACCACCGATTTTAGCCATTGTCAACGCGACTACC
The sequence above is drawn from the Yamadazyma tenuis chromosome 3, complete sequence genome and encodes:
- the CTM1 gene encoding cytochrome c lysine N-methyltransferase (EggNog:ENOG503P27Q; COG:J) yields the protein MEDVIIARIPDAATYNLKNLSTWLEKLKQSSPLEAQVTRTVLSKCEGSNETEIIIDFMFSFMIILSTNEHLQDSPLADIDLYLELLSSTNIDTLDTKYYSKETDRDFLCEVEVSKKEALHQKYNAIAEAVQELGFMVPSFDEYFHMSKVIKSRVLEIPHPVEENEQDFVVNTALVPLLDFANHQEKSNAFFDVDKATGDVVLKYSAPPGLHEVCIQYSDVNYVQQFVTLYSFIPRGKVEVFEIKVDSDKINECINKVQNTQNVRYDLIMKWLEILPTVQFIIIDDRVGINHNHNPIPFWAIFSDKFKYVGWKGKVNIHSVNDPDVLVSGSSDESIEHMIEFQEERCDVIQGFEKVAVEPPQINAENEEAAKEKFTVFIKMVCRDLCNTADKIGLTKEYLEYKNRLFEKVLQMDDFNIQYVPVIDSWYQPNVIYNFI
- the TRX1 gene encoding thioredoxin trx1 (EggNog:ENOG503P5A0; COG:O); this translates as MVATITKKEEFDEALKHSGLVVVDFFATWCGPCKMIAPMLDKFSAEYTSAKFIKVDVDDFGQIAQEYEISSMPTILFIKDGKVVTKVIGANPAGIKQALAANA
- a CDS encoding protein-tyrosine phosphatase (EggNog:ENOG503Q3XH; COG:T), which produces MAGANDYFNICPQPPSSGTITPKDSQASGLSTPVATQVLETPVDFYPKRFNRVNSHPILHRRLNESASSLASDSTIGDSFFLKSKSRIDSTISDNTLVDDSPSKMALNLPKLSIKENHQFSFTNSPSSPKLASPMLKKYLSSPTIKTFNDVAKKPVQDYIPQILKLGPNIHVLNQSELQSMLAKVQVVKETLLPNLVTIDVRSFTDYAKCHFTNAINICLPSTLLKRPNFSFIRCINSLPIYERMILKTYFNHNAANKLQNKRYTDLEGIPCGEFGYPSILIYDNSNNSYNIYWMIKKILEEFQVTTSKIFVIKDGFAGLLQNQSFSFEGGSKQNFNLDELLARDTNVFRDIVINPESTSSATLSSDSISPGKFRSHPSNEIPNSRQVSPLEASTPILSNFKLPPSVHSTPSFKIRHNEEAIGDAVKLGIDLAAKYKDHLSELPSWLGSQTLDEDNLVKSFNKLELNEKNRLNSAFDIKNNIPLIGAGIEMGYKNRYKDIMIFEHSRVKLVDFEDPTLSNFCDYINASYIDSVSNLDILPKMNHSPFKYIATQGPLHHTIGDFYRCVLNSDIALIVCLTDVWEDGIPKCDPYWNTGVYFSNNNEIKITLIKTEPINDRLVLRNIQINTSVNGEDVTRHVLQVQLLQWADNSICNNVNDLLYIFELRRKLMKQLDLGENNTLVHCSAGCGRTGTFIAIDTILNLVSMNYKFDAGRDLIPLVVDNMRSQRISMVQNLRQYMSVYESLICSFLQHGNVNDRINESQVINDFLNR